A region of the Myxococcus stipitatus DSM 14675 genome:
GGTCCCCGAGGAGAGGAAGCGCCCCGTCACCAGGTACATGCCCAGGAGCAGCGCCACGGGCCAGGCGATCTCCAGTGGCAGCCAGCGCGTCGTCATCAGGAGCACGACGGAGATGAACGCCACCACCAGCGTGAGCGACACGTCCACCACCAGCGGCGTCCGCGTGATGAAGCGCCCCGAGCCCAGCAGCGTGTCCAGCACCGCGGCCTGCTTCATGACGCCGGGGACCTCCGCGCGGAAGGACGTGGCCTTGATGTCGCCCAGCCCCAGCGCGGTGCCGCCGATGACCACCACCTTGCCTCGGAGGGCCTCGGAGGGGAGCCCCGAGGGCTGCCCGTTCTCCCGTCGCACCCACCCGTCGAGCACCTCCAGCAGCGGCAACGTGTGGAAGCGCTCGTGCAGCTCACCGCCGCCATAGTCGATGGCCGCGCCACCATCCGCGTCCACCGCGTACGTCCGAGTGCCCACGCGCAGCTTCCCGCGGGAGAGCGTCACCTCGCTGGCGCCATACAGGCCCGCCATCACCCGCAGCGGCAGCGTCGGGTACGTGTTGATGCCATCCGTGTACGCGAAGCGCGTGCGCCGCATGAAGCCGTCGGGGTCCGTCTCCGTGTCCACCAGCCCGAAGCCATCCACCGCGCCCACCAGCACGGGGATGGGCGGAACGGGGCGGCGGCGCACGTGGGCCGGGTCCTCGGAGGCGGGCGCGGAGGTCTCTCCCTCGAAGTCCGGGCCCTCCAGCATCGGGGGCGTCACGCCTCGCGTCTGGATGGGGAAGGCGAGCGCATGCGCGACCTGCTCGGGTGTGACGGACGCGACGGCCTTGTCCTCGGGGGCCTCGGCGAACTCGCCGCTCGCGTCCGAGGGGAAGGTCTCCTCACCGGGGCTGGAGGGCAGCGCCTCCTGGGGCAGCGCGTCCTGCGCGGAGGCCACGGGGGCGGCGGGGGGCGCGGGAGGGGGCGCGAGCGCGGAGGCGGGCTGCGCGGCGAAGTCCACCCGCGGCAGGGGCTGCGCGTTGGCGTTGGTGGAGACGCCCAGGAAGAAGGGGACACGTGTGTCGCGCAGCACCTCCGCCAGGGCCAGGTCGGTGGACTCGTCGGACGAGCGCTCGTCCATCACCGCGTCGAAGACGACGGCGCGCGCACCCTCCGCTTCCAGCTGCTCCACCACGCGGGCCCACAGGTTGCGGCTGTAGGGCCAGCTGCCGAAGTTGAGCGTGTAGCGCTCATTGGCGCGGATGCCGTCCAGGCTCGACTGGTCGATGACCACCACCGAGACGTTCGGCGACAGGCCCCGTCCATCGGTGAAGCGGTTGAGGGCCTGGTCATAGGCGCCGCGCTCCAAGTCATGGAGCCACCCGCCCGACCAGGCCAGCGTCGCCAGCGCGGTGGACAGCACCGCCACGCCGAGCATCAGCAGCCCGTGTTCACGCCAGCGCAGCCGGATGATCTTCCAGGTGTCCCCTGCCACGGCCCCTCATGCGGAATGCGTGGGTCGCCACACTAGCGCAGCCACCGTGGCGCGAGGCATCTCCCCGGCCGGATGGATGCCCACGGCGCCCTGCATACCCTGAAGTGACGCTCGGGTGTCACACCCGGGCGGCGAGCGGCGGGCTGCTCGCCTGGCCACGGACGTGGAGCGCCCCGTCTTATTCTCCGGGCCCTGGGAATGTTCCAGGGCTGGGACGACGGGACGCTAGAAGGCCGAGCCCGGCTCCTGGAGGAAACGTGCTTCCTCGGGAGTCGATGTACGCCCCAGCGCGGTGTTGCGGTGCGGGAAGCGTCCGAAGCGCTCGATGACGACCAGGTGCCTGCGCGCCCAGTCGAGCGACGCATCGCTGCCGGAGTGGTGCATCGTCAGCAGCTCGAAGAGGGAGACCGACAGCCGCTGGTCGTGGAGCTCCTCGCTGTGCTCGAAGGGGAGGTACATGAACCAGCGCCACACGGAGGGCAGCGCCAGGTCCTGTCCCCGCGCGAGCGCGTGACGCGCCACGGAGCGCGCGCGTGCATCCGTGGCGAAGGCGCGCTGGCTCCCTCGGAAGAGGTTGCGAGGCACCTGGTCCAACAGGAGTATCAGCGCCAGGCTGCTTCGCGGCTCATCGCGCCAGTCGCACAGCTCGCCGGCCGCCGCGCGCTCGTGAAGGTCCATGAACCGGTGCTGGCACTCCGCATCGAACGCCGGGTCTCGCTCGAACCACACGGCGCGAGGCCGGATACAGGCGGGGTTGCGAACCGGGTCCGCGGGTTGGCCAAACCAGAAGTCGAGAACTCCCTCCGCACTCTCCATGTCTTCCTCCCCAGGGTCTCGATAGAGCGAGCAACCGTCAACAGTCAACGGGGTGGACGGCGATGCGAGCCGTCACCACCTTGCAGCGAACATTGGCGCACCGCGCGACCTGGAGAGCACCATGAATACCCCGTGGGAGCCGTCGACTCACCGGGGGTTGGGGCCCGTGAAACGGACGGCCCTCAATCCCACACTGCGCACCGAGGCCGTGGTCGCACTGGGCGCCTTCAGCGCGCTCACCGCGGGCACGGCGTGGCTCGGCGCCCATCAGAGCCACGCGAATCCCCGGTGGTATCGGCGGCTGCGCAAGCCGCCCTTCCAGCCGCCGCCCCGTGTCTTCGGGCCTGTCTGGACGGCGCTGTATACACTCGTGGCCCTCTCCGGCTGGCGCGTGTGGACCGCGCCCGCGGGAGCCGCGCGCTCGCGAGCGCTGGGCTGGTGGGGCGTGCAGCTGGGGTTGAACGCCGCCTGGTCCTGGCTCTTCTTCGGCAAGCAGCGGCCGCGCGGGGCCCTGGTGGACAACGTGGCCCTGCTGGGCAGCATCGGCGCGTATGTCGCCGCGACGCGCGAGGTGGACCGGCCCGCGGCGTGGCTGGTGGCGCCGTACCTGGCCTGGGTGGGCTTCGCCAATGTCCTGAATGGCGAAGTCGTTCGTCGCAATCCTCGCGCGGCGCACTGACGTCTTGTTTCAGTTGCGCAGCTTCGAGGGCTGCTGCGGGTTGAGGGCCAGCATGACCGCGATGTAGCGCGCCTGACTCTCGGTGCTGCAACGGACCTCTTGAATCCGCCCGCCCAGCTTCACGCGGACGAGCCACCCGTCATTGTCACGAGTCCAGGCTGGAGTCTCCGTCATCATGTGTTTGTTCCTCTTGGTTTCGGCCTCGAGGCGTGGAGAGAGCAGCCGTCGTGCCAGCGCCTGGAGCGTACGAATCCAGGCGGAAAAGACCGTCGGATGCGAGGTGCTGGACAGCCGTGGCTGTAGTTCTTGCGGAATGCGGGGTGACGGAGATTCAGTGGAGGCGACGCTCGGGCTGGCCTGCGGGCGGGTGTGTCGCCGAGGTGCCGAGCAGGGGGAGCGCCACGTGGAAGGTGGACCCTTGGCCCACCTCGCTCTCCACCCAGATCCTGCCGCCGTGGTGCTCGACGATGTCTCGGCTGATGTACAGGCCCAGGCCCAGGCCGCCATACGAGCGCGAGGAGACATTGCGGGCTCGGAAGTATCGCTCGAACAACAGCTTCTGCTGGTCCTCGGGAATGCCGATGCCCGAGTCGGAGACTGATAACAACGCCATCTCTCCGCGTATCTGCAACGTCACGCGGATGAGGCCGCCATCCGGGCTGTATTTGAGCGCGTTCTCCACGAGATTGGAGATGACCTGCTCCAGCCGGTACGGGTCGGCGAAAACCTGCACGGCCTGCTCGGGGTGTTCGAAGCGCAGCTCGTGGATGCCGCGCTGGGCCTCCATCGCCTGGAGGACGTGCTCCACCAGGCTGTCCATCCGCGTGGGCTGGGGGTGAAGCATGAGGCGGCCGGCCTCGATGCGGGAGGCGTCCAGCAGGTCGTTGATGAGCCCCGTCATGCGCAGGAGGTGCTGACGCGCGTGGCGCAGCGTGGTCGGGTCCACGTGCTCGCCTCGCTCCAGCTTCCGCTCGAGCGTCGCCAGCCGGAGGCTCAGCGGCGTGAGCGGAGTCTTCAATTCATGGGAGGCGATGGACAGGAAGTCGTCGCGCACGCGGATGGCTTCCTGGGCCTCGCGATACAGCCGCTCGCGCTCCTCCTCGGCGAGCTTGCGCTGGGTGACGTCCTCCACCAGCGCGCCCACGCCCAGCAGGTGTCCGTCGGGGGTGCGCACGGGGTAGCAGCTCCCGGTGAGCAGGCGGCGAGGGCCGGGAAAGCCCACGGCCTCGGTGTCCACCTCGCGCTCCACCACGGGGGCGCCGGAGTCCATGGCCTCGTGCAGCATGGCCTCCGTGGCGGGGCCTCCTCGGCCGAGCAACTCGAGGGGACTCTTGCCGACATGGGCCTCGGCGGGGATTCCGTTGATGCGGGCCAGGCGCTCGTTGACGCGCACGTAGCGCAGGTTCGTGTCGAGGAAGCCCAGGCCCACGGGAGCGCTGTCGAAGAGGATTCTCAGCAGGGCCAGGCTCTCGTCGCGTTGGCGCTCGGCGTGGCGGCGCTCGGAGATGTCCTCGACGATGCCCACGCCTCCCTCGACCTCGCCCGCGTCGTTGTAGCAAGGCGCGAAGCGCACGTGGACGGGGGTCACCTTGTGGCCGGTGACGGAGCTGTAGTCGCCCTCGAAGTGGGCGCTCCGTCCGGCGAGGGTCTCGCGCACGCAGTGCATCATCCGCTCGTCGCGAAGGGTCAGGAGGTTCAGCCCCACCAGCACCCGCTTGGGGGAGCCGATGAGCGTGACGAAGAGCTCGTTGCACGCGGTGATGACCGGCGTGGTGTCGTAGTGGAAGATGCCCAGCGGGGCGTTCTCGACGACGAGCCGGTAGAGGTCGTCTCCGCTGCTGTGGGTCTCGACGAGTCGGGCGGTGTCCTGGGGGCGGGGTTGCTCCAGGGGCTCGCGCAGCGTGTCGATGACTTCGTGGAGGCGGCGCAGGCTGAGGATGATGCGCTCCTGGTCGCCCTGGCCGGAGGCGCCCACGGTGAGCTCCACGAGAATCTCCACGCCGTCGCGGCGATGGGCGAGCACGCGCGTGGGGCGACCTCCGAGGGCCTCTCTTCGCGAGAGCAGGTAGCGCACGAGGCTCTGGTCGCCGTGTTGGTGCGGGCGTTGAGGGAAGAGGCGGGAGACGGGCTGGCCTTGGAGGTCCTCGCGCTTCCAGTCGAGCAGGCGCTCGGCGGCACGGTTGAGGAAGGAGATGTGCTCGTTGCTGTCGCAGGCGACCAAGGGGTCGACGGCGGCGTCCAGCCAGGCACTGACCTCCTCGTTGGCTCCGGCCATGTTCTCCCTGGGGCGGTCGTGAGGGCGCTGCCTCCTGCGTGAAGGATGTCCACGAGGGAGAACGGGCGCGTCCGTCCACGTTCCCTCGCGGTCGCATGCCCGGAGCGCCTGGATGAGGAGGAGGGAGGGGGACGAGGGCGCGTCGTGCTGACAGGCCCTCGGGCGAGGGCCAGGTTCCGTCCGTCACGAGGTGCGCCCGAGGCGAGGTGTCGCGGCGCACCTTCCGCACCTTCCGCGCCTCACCGCGCGGGCGGGACTGCGCGTCGGCCAGCGAGGGGCGCGGCAGTGCGTCGCGAGGCGCACACCCTGCCTCACGGCCTGCGCCCGCTCACGCGACGGTGGGCCGCCCCCGCGCAACAGGCCGAGGGGGAGAGCCGCGACGACTACCGACGCGGCTTGCCCGCCTTCTTGCGGGCCACGGGCGCCTTCTTGCCAGCGGCCTTCGCTCGACGGGCTCCACCACTCGCGGGCTTCTCGGGCGCGCGCGGCGGCGCCATCACCTCGAGGCGCTCTCGCATGGCGCGCGTCATCTCCTTCAACGCGTCCACCTCTTCCCGTAACGCCGCCAGCTCACGGGCCTGGGGTTCTCCCTCGCGCAGCGAGCGCACCGTCTCCCTGGCGGCCCGTCGGGCCCGTGCGTCGCTCAGCGGCGTGCCCTCCAATGCGCCGATGATGCGCCGGTCCCCGAGCGTCCGCGCCGCCTCGAACACGCCCATCTGGACCCGGAACATCGGGTCTCGGAGCAGCTCCGACAGCAGGTCCACCGCCTCGCGCTGCCGGCCCGCCACCTCCGCCAGCTTCGCCACCGCCTGCGTCGCCGCGCGGCGCAGGAACGGCGGCTGCCCATAGGCCGTGCGCGCCTCCACCAGCGCGAAGGCCGCGGGGTCCTGCGACTCGGCGAGCCCGTCCATCGCCCCCACCGCGATGACGTCCTGGAACGACGAGCGCGTGGCGGTGGTCTCCAGCACCGTCAGCGCATCCGAGGCCCGCAGCTTGCCGTAGCTCCGCGCGGCCTCCGCTTCAACGAAGTAGCTGGTGTCTCCCGACTGCAACAGCGAGCGCAGGAGCGCGATGACCTCCGCGTCCCGACGGAACTCTCCCAGCGCGGCGACCACCGCACGGCGGACCCTCGGGTGCTCCGCCCTCAAGGACGCGAGCAGCCGCGTGCGTGCCTCGGGCGTGCGGATGCGGCCCAGTGCCCTGGCGCTCGCGGCCCGCGTGCCCCAGAACAGGCGCGCATCGCCCAGCGCCGCCCCTAACGCCTCCACGGCGCGGAAGCCCCCATCCCGCCCCAGCGCGTGCGCGGCCTCCGTGCGAGCACGTGACTCCGGCGCGGAGCGCAGCTCCTCCATCCAGAGCCCCACGGACTTGTCCACGTCCAGGGTGCCCAGCACATCGCGCCTCGGGTCCACGCGCACCTGCGTGGGCGCGGTGGGGCAGGGCAGGTGGAAGAAGTGCTCCGCGTCCGTCACCTCCAGCCGGTGGAGCACGTCGCGCCCCTCCGTGTGGACGACGACATCCAGCGGCAGGCGGAACACGGGCGTGCCCGCGTCCGTGCGCTGCACCTGTCTCACCTTGAGGCGCAGCCGCGCCTCCTCCGGCTCGTAGCGCACCTCCACCTTGAGCTCGGGGTGGCCCGGCGCGAAGACGTACTGGTCGAAGAAGCCATCCAGGTTGTGGCCCGTCGCCTGCTCGAAGGCCCGCGCCAGGTCCACCGTCTCCACCGAGCCATGGCGGTGGCGCGACACGTAGTGCCGCAGGCCCCGGAAGAAGAGCTCATCCCCCAGCCGCCGGCGCAGCTCATGGAGAACGAGCCCGCCCTTCTCGTAGAGGTGCCGGTCGAAGACATCCAGCGGCGCGTGGAACCGGCGCGAGACGATGGCGCGCGCATAGCGCTCCTTCACCTCCGACAGGTACGCCTCCAGGTCGGTGAGCCGATGCTGGTCCGCCTCGTCCACGCCGTCGGCGCGCTCCTTCCACAGCACCTCGAACCACGTGGCGAAGCCCTCGTTGAGCCAGCCGTGCGGCCAGTCGCGGCAGGTGAGCAGGTCGCCGAACCACTGGTGCGCCAGCTCATGCGAGATGAGCGGCTCCGCGTTGTAGTCGGCGTGCGCGCGCGCGTCGTGGAGGACGGAGTCGGTGAGGCTGGTGGCCGTCGTGTTCTCCATCCCCCCGAAGATGAACTCGGTGAGGAACACCTGCGCGTAGCCGCTCCACGGGAAGGGCTCTCCGGTGGCCTCCTGGAACACGCGCACCATCTCCGGGGTGCGGCGGATGCAGCGCAGCGCGTCCTCGCGGCGCCCCCGAGGAAACAGGTAGCGCAGCGGGACGGTGCCCACCGTGTCCGTCAGCTCCTCGAAGTCACCCACCGCGAGCGTGATGAGATAGGGCGAGTGGGGCTGCTCCATCCGGTAGTGCTGCGTGCGGCGGCCGTCCTGGACGGTGTCCGTCACGAGCACGCCGTTGGACAGCGCCGTCAGCCCCTGGGGGAAGGTGGCGATGAGCTCGGACGTGGCCTTCTGCGCGGGCGTGTCCAGACAGGGGAACCAGCAGCGCGCGTCCGTGTCCTGGTTCTGCGTCCAGGCCTGGCGAGGACGCTCCGGGTACGCGGCCTCGGGTCCCCAGAAGTACAGGCCCCGGCGAGGACGGGCCGCGTAGTGGAGGGAGACCTCCACGGCGGTGCCGGGGGTGAGCGGCTGGGGCAGCTCCACGCGCACGTGTGCACCGGAGTTGGAGAACCGCGCGGGGCGGCCCTCCACGGTGACGCTGGACACATCCAGGTCCACCGCGTCGAAGCTCAGGGTGGACACCCCGCGGACCGCGGAGACGCGCGTCGTACAGACGCCGGTGATGCGGCCCTGGTCGAAGTCGAGCGACAGCTCGATGCGGACGTGCTCGGCGCGGATGGGCCGCTCGGCGGCGTAGTGCTCGGTGGCGCCGGGGAGGCTGAAGGCACGGGACTGAGGGAGGGCGGGCTCGGAGGCGTGACGGTGGCAGCAGCGCATAAGCAAGGACGACTCTTTCTCAAGCGGGAGCCAGCGTCGAGGCTGTGTTTCGTCACACTGTCTCACCCTGCACCCTCGTCGCGTGCCGTGAGGAGGCCCTGTCTGGACGGGGCACTTCGGACTACGTTGTCCACCGTGCAGTTCGTCCTCTACTTTTCAGACAGGCAGGTGCGCGAGCAGCTCTTCGCCCACGTGGACGGGACGCGAGGGTTGTTGCTGGTGACCGGGGTGCGTCATGGCCCGGCCATGCGCTCCCCGGAGGCGCGCGAGCCCTTCGCCACGCTGGAGTTCCTCCACGGCCGCGTGCTGACGCAGGTGCTCGTGGCCGACGAGGGCACCCCGGACGGCATGTGGAGGGACCCGCTGGGTGACCTGGCCGACCGGCTCCATCCCGACAGCCGGGATGACGCCTACGCCGTCACGAACGGCTACCTGCTGCTGGAGGACGGCCGCCCGCGCGCCGTGGTGCGCAAGCACGGCCTGCCGGCCGATGACCTGTGGTTCCTGGAGGATGCGCTCAGCCAGTGCTCTCCCCGCATCCCCGCGCCGGACCCCGCGAGGCGGCCCGGCAGGAAGCGTCCGGAGCCCGCGCCTCGTGCCCCCCGTCGCCCCGCGAGCAGCCGCGCCCGGGTCGAGCAGGAGTGGCGCGCTCGGGACACCCCGGACCCGGAGACCACGCCGCCCCGAGGCAGCCGTCCGCACGTGCCCGAGCGGAAGGACGCCTGGGCGCTGCTGGGGCTGGAGCGGGACATGACGCTGGATGAGGCGCGCAAGGTGTTCCGCACCCTCATCGCCGGCTATCACCCGGACAAGGTGGCGCACCTGGCGCCGGAGTTCCGCGAGCTGGCGGAGCGCCGCACGCGCGAAATCCTGGAGGCGTGGGAAGAGGTGGAGGGAGCGCTCAAGCCCCGCGCGTGAGCGCCGGACTCAGCCCGCCGAGGGAGCCGCGTCCAGCGCGAACCGCGCGACGATGGGCGTGTGGTCCGACAGGCCGTGGAAGCGGCTCTTGAGGTCTCCGAAGGGATGCGTCTCCTGCGTGTCGAGCCAGCGCACGCCCGCGCCGGAGAACATGTGGTCCAGGTGCATGCGCATGTGCATGAAGCCCGCGGTGGGGAAGCCTCGCGACACGGTCGGGTCGATCTGCCCCACCGCGGCCTGCGCGCACGTCAGCCGCGCGTCGCCCGTGAGGTAGCGGAACACGGGCGAGGACGGCGGCGAGTTGAAGTCCCCG
Encoded here:
- a CDS encoding DUF924 family protein, translated to MESAEGVLDFWFGQPADPVRNPACIRPRAVWFERDPAFDAECQHRFMDLHERAAAGELCDWRDEPRSSLALILLLDQVPRNLFRGSQRAFATDARARSVARHALARGQDLALPSVWRWFMYLPFEHSEELHDQRLSVSLFELLTMHHSGSDASLDWARRHLVVIERFGRFPHRNTALGRTSTPEEARFLQEPGSAF
- a CDS encoding PAS domain-containing sensor histidine kinase; translation: MAGANEEVSAWLDAAVDPLVACDSNEHISFLNRAAERLLDWKREDLQGQPVSRLFPQRPHQHGDQSLVRYLLSRREALGGRPTRVLAHRRDGVEILVELTVGASGQGDQERIILSLRRLHEVIDTLREPLEQPRPQDTARLVETHSSGDDLYRLVVENAPLGIFHYDTTPVITACNELFVTLIGSPKRVLVGLNLLTLRDERMMHCVRETLAGRSAHFEGDYSSVTGHKVTPVHVRFAPCYNDAGEVEGGVGIVEDISERRHAERQRDESLALLRILFDSAPVGLGFLDTNLRYVRVNERLARINGIPAEAHVGKSPLELLGRGGPATEAMLHEAMDSGAPVVEREVDTEAVGFPGPRRLLTGSCYPVRTPDGHLLGVGALVEDVTQRKLAEEERERLYREAQEAIRVRDDFLSIASHELKTPLTPLSLRLATLERKLERGEHVDPTTLRHARQHLLRMTGLINDLLDASRIEAGRLMLHPQPTRMDSLVEHVLQAMEAQRGIHELRFEHPEQAVQVFADPYRLEQVISNLVENALKYSPDGGLIRVTLQIRGEMALLSVSDSGIGIPEDQQKLLFERYFRARNVSSRSYGGLGLGLYISRDIVEHHGGRIWVESEVGQGSTFHVALPLLGTSATHPPAGQPERRLH
- a CDS encoding J domain-containing protein gives rise to the protein MQFVLYFSDRQVREQLFAHVDGTRGLLLVTGVRHGPAMRSPEAREPFATLEFLHGRVLTQVLVADEGTPDGMWRDPLGDLADRLHPDSRDDAYAVTNGYLLLEDGRPRAVVRKHGLPADDLWFLEDALSQCSPRIPAPDPARRPGRKRPEPAPRAPRRPASSRARVEQEWRARDTPDPETTPPRGSRPHVPERKDAWALLGLERDMTLDEARKVFRTLIAGYHPDKVAHLAPEFRELAERRTREILEAWEEVEGALKPRA
- a CDS encoding TspO/MBR family protein, producing MNTPWEPSTHRGLGPVKRTALNPTLRTEAVVALGAFSALTAGTAWLGAHQSHANPRWYRRLRKPPFQPPPRVFGPVWTALYTLVALSGWRVWTAPAGAARSRALGWWGVQLGLNAAWSWLFFGKQRPRGALVDNVALLGSIGAYVAATREVDRPAAWLVAPYLAWVGFANVLNGEVVRRNPRAAH
- a CDS encoding M1 family aminopeptidase — its product is MRCCHRHASEPALPQSRAFSLPGATEHYAAERPIRAEHVRIELSLDFDQGRITGVCTTRVSAVRGVSTLSFDAVDLDVSSVTVEGRPARFSNSGAHVRVELPQPLTPGTAVEVSLHYAARPRRGLYFWGPEAAYPERPRQAWTQNQDTDARCWFPCLDTPAQKATSELIATFPQGLTALSNGVLVTDTVQDGRRTQHYRMEQPHSPYLITLAVGDFEELTDTVGTVPLRYLFPRGRREDALRCIRRTPEMVRVFQEATGEPFPWSGYAQVFLTEFIFGGMENTTATSLTDSVLHDARAHADYNAEPLISHELAHQWFGDLLTCRDWPHGWLNEGFATWFEVLWKERADGVDEADQHRLTDLEAYLSEVKERYARAIVSRRFHAPLDVFDRHLYEKGGLVLHELRRRLGDELFFRGLRHYVSRHRHGSVETVDLARAFEQATGHNLDGFFDQYVFAPGHPELKVEVRYEPEEARLRLKVRQVQRTDAGTPVFRLPLDVVVHTEGRDVLHRLEVTDAEHFFHLPCPTAPTQVRVDPRRDVLGTLDVDKSVGLWMEELRSAPESRARTEAAHALGRDGGFRAVEALGAALGDARLFWGTRAASARALGRIRTPEARTRLLASLRAEHPRVRRAVVAALGEFRRDAEVIALLRSLLQSGDTSYFVEAEAARSYGKLRASDALTVLETTATRSSFQDVIAVGAMDGLAESQDPAAFALVEARTAYGQPPFLRRAATQAVAKLAEVAGRQREAVDLLSELLRDPMFRVQMGVFEAARTLGDRRIIGALEGTPLSDARARRAARETVRSLREGEPQARELAALREEVDALKEMTRAMRERLEVMAPPRAPEKPASGGARRAKAAGKKAPVARKKAGKPRR
- a CDS encoding CHASE2 domain-containing protein, which codes for MAGDTWKIIRLRWREHGLLMLGVAVLSTALATLAWSGGWLHDLERGAYDQALNRFTDGRGLSPNVSVVVIDQSSLDGIRANERYTLNFGSWPYSRNLWARVVEQLEAEGARAVVFDAVMDERSSDESTDLALAEVLRDTRVPFFLGVSTNANAQPLPRVDFAAQPASALAPPPAPPAAPVASAQDALPQEALPSSPGEETFPSDASGEFAEAPEDKAVASVTPEQVAHALAFPIQTRGVTPPMLEGPDFEGETSAPASEDPAHVRRRPVPPIPVLVGAVDGFGLVDTETDPDGFMRRTRFAYTDGINTYPTLPLRVMAGLYGASEVTLSRGKLRVGTRTYAVDADGGAAIDYGGGELHERFHTLPLLEVLDGWVRRENGQPSGLPSEALRGKVVVIGGTALGLGDIKATSFRAEVPGVMKQAAVLDTLLGSGRFITRTPLVVDVSLTLVVAFISVVLLMTTRWLPLEIAWPVALLLGMYLVTGRFLSSGTHVLTALPAMAGLVASVTAVAFNHLVANRETEFVRTAFSRFMEPKLVEQMISERKLPRLDGENVEISAFFSDIRGFSTFSERFKEDPRSLVRILNTYLTRVSGALLKEGGCLDKYIGDAVVCLFGAPMRQDDHAVRACRGALAAKAEVDKLREEFRVKGLPDVYTRIGVNSAVNFVGNFGSEQLFSYTAIGDGMNLAARLEGANKAYGSVIMIGPRTYELAREHIEVRELDRVRVAGKTEAVTVYELLALKGGLDAGKRATVERYHAALALYREARFDEAASRLEALKTDAPEDGPTQALLERCHKYAKAPPPDFDGVASLDK